The genomic interval GCTGGACGGCGAGCCGCTCGACACCCAGGCCATCGCGCTCGAAGCGCGCGATCCCAGGCGGCCGGCCGAGGGACTGGCTCGCCTGCGCTTCACCAACCTCGCCGGCGGCGTGCTGCGCATCAGCATTGCGCGCAGCGACGACTTGGCGACTGACAACACGGTCGGCCTGCTGCTGGCGCCGCCGACGACGGCGACGCTGCTCGTGGTCTACCCCATCAGTGACAGCGGGCCCGACGAGTATCTCATGAGCGTCGTGAACGAGTTGCCGCTCTACGAGGTAGAGACGTGGCCCGCTGATCGGTTCGAGGCGGCGCTCGCCGGCGGCGCGGTGCGGTCCGGCGATGAGCACGAGTTCAGCGCGATCATCTTTGATCGCGTGTCACCCGGCGCTGTGCCCGAAGCGCCCAGCCTGTCAATCGGTGCGCGGCCGCCGATGCCGGGCCTGAGCCTCGCGCCGTCGGAAGTGGAGAACCCGAGCCGGCGCGTGCTCAGCTGGAGCCGGCAGCACCCGATCATGGCCAGCGTGGGACTGGACACGATCGCCGTCGCCGATGGGCGGCGCATTTCGTTGCCGGATGAACACAGCGAAGCCCTCGCGCTGGCGGAGGGTGGACCGATCATCGGCGTGGTGGAGCCGCGGCGCGGGCGGCGGCACCTCATCGTGAGTTTCGATCTGCGGCAGAGCAATTGGCCGTTGCACGTGAGTTTCGCCATCTTCATCCAGAACGCCGTGGATTACCTCACGCAGCGCGGCAGCGCCGAAGCCGGGCAGATGATCCGCACGGGCGCGACGATGACGCTGCGCGCCGAGCCCGGCGCGTCGCAGGTAAGACTGACGGGGCCCGACGAGCGGACCATTCCGGTGCGCGAAGACGGCACGGTGACGATCGGGCCGCTCGATCGCGCGGGCGTCTATGAAGCGCAGGGACTGCCCGCCGAGAGCGAGCCGATCATCGCCAATCTGCTGAGCGAAACCGAGTCGAACCTGCTGCCGGTCGATGAAGTCGCGATCGGACATGACGCGGCGCCGGCGCAGGCGCTCGACCGCTCAACGCCGCGCGAATTGTGGCCGTGGCTCGTTGCGCTGGCGTTGGCCATTCTGGGCATCGAGTGGGCCGTGTATCTGCTGCGCGCGAGATGGCGGTGAGGGCTCATGGCCTCGCGCCGCGCAGACGGTCCTCCCACACGCACAGCAGCCCGTGGTCGGTGAGATCGAAATGCAGCGGAGTGATGGTGATGTTGCCGGCGAGCATGGCTTCGACGTCGCTGCCTGTGGCCGTGTCCGAGAAGTCCATGCCGTCGCCGACGCACCAGTAGTAAATCTGCCCGTTGGGCGCCACGCGACGTTCGTAGCGGTCGGTCATGCCGCCGAGGTTCATCGGCACGACCTTGATCGGCGGCAGCGGGCCATCGCTCGTCGTTGACGGGATGTTAATATTGAGAACCGATCGCGGCTGAAGCGGGCCGTGTTCAAGGCAGCGCTCGATCGCCTGGCGCGCGTGGCGGGCGGCCACGTCCCAGCGCACCTTCTCGTACGCGCGGCGGTTCAGTTCGCTCTCGACGAACAGACTCACCGCAATCGACGGCAGGCCCAGGAACGCCGCCTCGATCGCGGCGCCGACGGTGCCGGAGTAGATGACGTGAATGCCCACGTTGCAGCCCATGTTCATGCCCGACACGACGAGGTCGGGGCGCGGGTGGCCCGGGTGATGCTCGGGCCAGACGTTCTCGATGGCGAGCTTGACGCAGTCGGCGGGCCGGCCGTCGATGGCGAAGCCGGTCATGCGATCGTTGATGCGCATCTGCCGACCCATGAGCGGCACGTTGAACGTTACACTGTGGCTGGTGGCGGACTGCACCTGAAGCGGCGCAACGGTGAACACCTCGCCGAGGTGGAGCAGTTCGGCGTGCAGCGCCTCGATGCCCGGAGCCTGCAGGCCGTCGTCGTTGGTCAGAAGGATGCGCATGGGCCGCGATTCTAGCGCGATGCAGCGCCCGGCAGTCTGCTGAGACCTGGCGCAGAGGGGCGAGGCGCGCTATGGTGTCGCGCCGGCTGTGCACCGTCGCGCCGGTCAGGGAGGATCGCATGTCTGTCTACCAGCGTCTGGCCGAACTCGGCCTCGAACTGCCACCGGCGCCCAAGCCGGTGGCGGCGTACATCCCGTGGGTGCGCACGGGCAATCTCATCTATACGAGCGGGCAGGTGCCGCTGGTCGATGGCAAGCCACTGTGCGTGGGCGTCGTGCCCACCGAGATCCCGCCGGATAAGGCACAGGCCGCGGCAAGATTGTGCGCGCTCAACACGCTCGCCGTACTCCACGCCGCCACGGACGCGGCGCTCGACCGCGTCACGCGGGTCGTGCGCCTGGGCGTGTTCGTGGCGTCGAGCCCGGGATTCACGGGTCATGCGCAGGTCGCCAACGGAGCGAGCGAACTGATGGTCTCGGTGTTCGGCGAGGAGATCGGCCGGCACGCCCGCTCGACGGTCGGCTGCAGCAGCCTGCCGCTGGGGGTGCCCGTCGAGGTGGAGGGGCTCTTTGAGATCCGCTGATCGGGGCGGATTGCTGAATTGGCCCGGCCGGGATTGCCCGCGCGGCGCAGCCGTTTACAATGGGCGCGACTGTCAGCCATCGGTCCCGGCAAGGCCGCCCGAGCCGAACGAAACGCACGCCAACCGCGGAGAGTGCATCCCATGACTCATATCGTCGCCGAGCCCTGCATCAAGTGCAAGTACACCGACTGCGTGGATGTCTGCCCGGTGGACTGCTTCCACGAGGGCGTCAACTTCCTCGTCATCGATCCGGATGTTTGCATCGACTGCGGCCTGTGCGTTCCTGAATGCCCGACGCAGGCGATCTTCCCCGAAGAGGACCTGCCAGAGAAGTGGGCTGAGTACGTCGAGATCAACGCGCGGCTGGCGCCGGACTGGCCGGAGATCACCGCCAAGAAGGACGCCCTGCCCGAGGCGGAGGAGTTCAAGAGCGTCGAGAACAAGCGCAACCTGCTTGACGAGAGCGCCGGCGGCTGAGGCCGGCCCGACACAACCTGTGACCTGCTGATCGATTGCTCCGGGGAGGATGATCGTCCGTTCTGACCGCGCTGTGCGCCAGGAGATGACCATCATGACCAGCAGTCCCGCCGCTCCGCCGCGAATCCTCACCGACCAGGATCGGGCTCAACTCAACACCATCGCCAGGTGGCAGAAGTTCCTGCTGTGGGGCGTGCTGCTCAATCTTGCCACAATCGCACTGACGATGGCGGTGGACCCTGTGTTCGGACTCGTCAACCTTCTGGTCGGACTCGCGCTGATCGTATTGGTGGCCAATCTGGGAGCAGCCTTGGGCGATAACATAGTCTCCCGGATTCTCTACTGCATCGGCCTGCTCTTGCCGCTCATCAGCCTCATCATCCTCGTGGTTCTGAACCAGCGGGCCACGAGCATTCTCAAGGCGCACGGCATCCCCGTCGGCCTCATGGGCGCGAGGATTCCCAGAACTGCGGCGTGAAAAAACCCGCGCCCAATTGAGCGCGGGGCTGGCACTTCTCGAGTCTGTTTCAATCGATGGGCCCGGCGGGGTTACTTGATCCCGTCCTTGCCGGCCATGTACTTGATCATGTCGATGAGGCGATTGCAGTAGCCGACCTCATTGTCGTACCACGACACGATCTTGAAGAAGCGGTCGTTGAGTTCGATGCCGGCGCCGGCGTCGAAGATCGACGAACGCGGATCGCCGATGAAATCGCTCGACACGACTTCTTCCTCCGTGTAGCCCAGCACGCCCTTCATCGAGCCCTCGGCGGCCTCTTTCATCGCCGCGTTGATCGCCGCGAGCGAGGTGGACTTGCTCGTGCGGAAGGTGAGATCGACGGCGGAGACATCAGCCGTGGGCACGCGGAAACTCATGCCCGTCAGCCGCCCCTTGAGCGCGGGAATGCACAGCGTCACGGCTTTGGCCGCGCCGGTGCTCGCGGGGATGATGTTCATGTAGGCGTTGCGCCCGCCGCGCCAGTCCTTCTTGCTCGGGCCGTCCTGCGTCGGCTGCGTCGCGGTGACGGCGTGGATCGTGGTCATCAGGCCCTCTTCGAGCCCGAATGTCTCGTGAATGACCTTTGCCACCGGCGCCAGGCAGTTGGTCGTGCACGAGGCGTTGGAAATGACCTTGTCCTTGGCCGGGTCGTAGGTTTCGTGGTTGACCTTGTACGCCAGCGTCTTCACCTTGTCGGGCGACTTGGTCGGCGCGGAGATGATCACGCGCTTGGCGCCCGCGGAGAGGTGCTTGGCGGCGCTCTCGGCGTCGGTGAACAGCCCGGTCGATTCGACGACATAGTCGCAGCCCACGCTGCTCCACGGCAGGCTGGCCGGGTCGCGCTCGGCAAAGCACCTGGTGACCTTGCCGTTGACGGTGAACTGGCCCTCACCGGCCTGGACCGTGCCGTCGAAGCGGCCGTGCACCGTGTCGTGGCGCAGCAGGTAGGAGAGGTTGTCGGACGGGACGAGGTCGTTGACCGCGACGAACTCGATGCCCCCCTGCCGCAGCCCCGCGCGGAACATCAGGCGACCGATGCGACCGAACCCGTTGATGCCGACGCGAATGGCCATGTGGATACCTCCGATGGCGGCTGAGACTTTGAAGCGGAGGACCGGCGGGAAATCGCCGCCCAAGACCGGCCCGGGTACAACAGTAGGCGGCTGAGGAAACGTAACGGAGCAGGCTCAAACCGTCAATACAGGACTGTGCCGGATATCAAGCCGCGCATACGCTCTTGCCCATGCAACTGTCCGCTCGCGTCAACCGGCTCAAGCCCTCCAGCACGCTGGCAGTGAGCGCCCTGGCCAAGGAGCTGGCCTCGCGGGGCATCGACGTCATCGGCTTCGGCGCCGGCGAGCCCGACTTCACCACGCCGGGGCACATCCGCGACGCGGCGAAGCGCGCCCTCGACGCCGGGATGACGCACTACGGCCCCGTTCCCGGCGACCCGGCCGCGCGCGCCGCCGTCGCCCGCAAACTGGTCCGCGACAATCAACTCAACCACATCACGCCCGAGCACGTGCTCATCTCCGCAGGCGGAAAGCACTCGCTCTATCTGCTCACGCATTGCCTCTTCGACACCGGCTGCGGCCTCGAGATGATCCTGCCCACGCCGGCGTGGGTGAGTTATCGCCCCATCGCGGAGATGGCCGGCGCCAGCGTCGTCGAAATCCCGACGCGCGTCGAAGACGACTTCAAGATGACGCCGGCCATGCTCGCGGCAGCCCTCTCGCCGCGCTCGCGCCTGCTGCTGGTCAACTCGCCGAGCAACCCCTGCGGCACGATGTATAGCCCCGATGAACTCAAGGCCCTTGCCGCCGTCGTCACCGAGCACAACGCCGCAGGCGGCAACCTGCTCGTGGCCAGCGATGACATCTACGAGAAGATCGTCTACGCCGACACCCCGTTCGCCAGCATCTGCCGTTTTCTCGATCCGAAATGGTCGGTCACCCTCAACGGCCTGAGCAAGGCCTACGCGATGACGGGCTGGCGCATCGGCTACGCCGCGGGGCCGCTGGAACTCATCAAGGCCATGAGCAAGTTGCAGGGGCAGATGATCACCTGCATCGCCTCGTTCTGCTTTCCAGCGATCGTCGAAGCGCTCGACGCGGGCGAAGGCGACGTCGCCGAGATGCGCGAGCACTACCGCAGGCGGGCGGCGCTCATGCACGAGCACGTCAGCGCCTGGCCAGGCGTCCGCTGCCCCAGGCCCACCGGCGCGTTCTATCTCTTTCCCGACATTTCGGCGTGGTTCGGCCGCACGACCGCGGGCGGCGCGCTGCTCCGCACCAGTCTGGATGTGACCACCGCCCTGATCAACGAAGCCCACGTGGCCGTCGTGCCCGGCGACGAGTTCGGCGGCTGCGGGCCGCGGCACATCCGCATGAGTTTCGCCTGTTCCACCGAGCAGATCGAGACCGGGATGAGCCGAATGGCCTCGTTCGTCCGCGGCCTGTCGTGAATTCTCGCACTCGGCCGCCAGATGTTGCACCCAATCGCTCCCAGCTTGCGTCTTTTCTGGTAGACTGACTCGAGATCGAGAAGCGCCGGCCCGAGACGGTGCGGGAAGGAACTGCGATGAAGCGATGGCTGCTGGCAAGCCTGGCGATCGTCATTCTCATGCTCGTCGCGCTCGTGTTCGTGGTGCGGGCGTTCATCGAGACGCCGCCGCCCGCCGTCGAGGTTCTGTCCGATGCGCGCCTGGCGCTGCACATCAACGAGATCGATCTCGCAACGTCGGGCGTGATTCTCGTCAGCATCGACAACCTGACCCAGCGCGACATCGACATCAACGCGATGCAACTGGGCAGGGCAATCTCCCGCTCGCTGCGCCTGTTCGACCCGAC from Phycisphaerales bacterium carries:
- the surE gene encoding 5'/3'-nucleotidase SurE, with the translated sequence MRILLTNDDGLQAPGIEALHAELLHLGEVFTVAPLQVQSATSHSVTFNVPLMGRQMRINDRMTGFAIDGRPADCVKLAIENVWPEHHPGHPRPDLVVSGMNMGCNVGIHVIYSGTVGAAIEAAFLGLPSIAVSLFVESELNRRAYEKVRWDVAARHARQAIERCLEHGPLQPRSVLNINIPSTTSDGPLPPIKVVPMNLGGMTDRYERRVAPNGQIYYWCVGDGMDFSDTATGSDVEAMLAGNITITPLHFDLTDHGLLCVWEDRLRGARP
- a CDS encoding pyridoxal phosphate-dependent aminotransferase; protein product: MQLSARVNRLKPSSTLAVSALAKELASRGIDVIGFGAGEPDFTTPGHIRDAAKRALDAGMTHYGPVPGDPAARAAVARKLVRDNQLNHITPEHVLISAGGKHSLYLLTHCLFDTGCGLEMILPTPAWVSYRPIAEMAGASVVEIPTRVEDDFKMTPAMLAAALSPRSRLLLVNSPSNPCGTMYSPDELKALAAVVTEHNAAGGNLLVASDDIYEKIVYADTPFASICRFLDPKWSVTLNGLSKAYAMTGWRIGYAAGPLELIKAMSKLQGQMITCIASFCFPAIVEALDAGEGDVAEMREHYRRRAALMHEHVSAWPGVRCPRPTGAFYLFPDISAWFGRTTAGGALLRTSLDVTTALINEAHVAVVPGDEFGGCGPRHIRMSFACSTEQIETGMSRMASFVRGLS
- a CDS encoding VWA domain-containing protein, producing the protein MSLLSPFTALLVAGVAVPALLLLYFLKLRRKEVWIGSTMLWSKVVEDLQANTPFQRLRASWLLFLQLLLLLALLLALARPIFGTRQGEGGQRIILLIDVSASMGARDAKAQAASAANDNAGGQSATRLDRAKASANEMLDRLRRSGDEVQVMVVAFATRARIAQTFTSDLRFARAAIDALDVLEEPGLLGPALRLAETYAGPEQAGGGAAPVRTVLLGDGRFGDDQTPSYAAGEVEFISVAAPGDDSPDPDNVGITFLAARRDLLDPSQVDVLCGLLSTAAPLKTVQVEFALDGEPLDTQAIALEARDPRRPAEGLARLRFTNLAGGVLRISIARSDDLATDNTVGLLLAPPTTATLLVVYPISDSGPDEYLMSVVNELPLYEVETWPADRFEAALAGGAVRSGDEHEFSAIIFDRVSPGAVPEAPSLSIGARPPMPGLSLAPSEVENPSRRVLSWSRQHPIMASVGLDTIAVADGRRISLPDEHSEALALAEGGPIIGVVEPRRGRRHLIVSFDLRQSNWPLHVSFAIFIQNAVDYLTQRGSAEAGQMIRTGATMTLRAEPGASQVRLTGPDERTIPVREDGTVTIGPLDRAGVYEAQGLPAESEPIIANLLSETESNLLPVDEVAIGHDAAPAQALDRSTPRELWPWLVALALAILGIEWAVYLLRARWR
- a CDS encoding RidA family protein; protein product: MSVYQRLAELGLELPPAPKPVAAYIPWVRTGNLIYTSGQVPLVDGKPLCVGVVPTEIPPDKAQAAARLCALNTLAVLHAATDAALDRVTRVVRLGVFVASSPGFTGHAQVANGASELMVSVFGEEIGRHARSTVGCSSLPLGVPVEVEGLFEIR
- a CDS encoding ferredoxin family protein, which produces MTHIVAEPCIKCKYTDCVDVCPVDCFHEGVNFLVIDPDVCIDCGLCVPECPTQAIFPEEDLPEKWAEYVEINARLAPDWPEITAKKDALPEAEEFKSVENKRNLLDESAGG
- the gap gene encoding type I glyceraldehyde-3-phosphate dehydrogenase; this translates as MAIRVGINGFGRIGRLMFRAGLRQGGIEFVAVNDLVPSDNLSYLLRHDTVHGRFDGTVQAGEGQFTVNGKVTRCFAERDPASLPWSSVGCDYVVESTGLFTDAESAAKHLSAGAKRVIISAPTKSPDKVKTLAYKVNHETYDPAKDKVISNASCTTNCLAPVAKVIHETFGLEEGLMTTIHAVTATQPTQDGPSKKDWRGGRNAYMNIIPASTGAAKAVTLCIPALKGRLTGMSFRVPTADVSAVDLTFRTSKSTSLAAINAAMKEAAEGSMKGVLGYTEEEVVSSDFIGDPRSSIFDAGAGIELNDRFFKIVSWYDNEVGYCNRLIDMIKYMAGKDGIK